A genome region from Thalassotalea euphylliae includes the following:
- the fre gene encoding NAD(P)H-flavin reductase — protein MNTIECRVEQITNLTPYVYKVMLAPNEAVTFKPGQYLNLVMAEDDKRAFSIASAPHQSLIELQIGAFGEDSYAMQAIEKLKNSDSVTIEAPMGNAHLREESQRPLLLMAGGTGFSYIKSMFEHLAKQGTERPLLVYWGLRTQDACYELEQTKAMVESLPNARFIPVVEQADEAWQGQTGLVHQAVMKDIVSLEPYDIYLAGRFDMVGIVRNDFVEHGANIDHMYADAFAFI, from the coding sequence ATGAATACCATTGAATGCCGGGTTGAACAGATCACCAACTTAACCCCGTATGTATACAAAGTGATGCTCGCACCCAATGAAGCGGTGACGTTCAAGCCTGGCCAATATCTTAATTTAGTGATGGCAGAAGATGACAAGCGTGCATTTTCGATTGCCAGTGCACCTCACCAATCGCTAATTGAGTTACAAATCGGTGCTTTTGGTGAAGACAGCTATGCAATGCAAGCAATTGAAAAACTAAAGAACAGTGATTCAGTGACGATCGAAGCGCCAATGGGTAATGCGCATTTACGTGAAGAAAGCCAGCGTCCATTATTATTAATGGCTGGTGGTACAGGTTTTTCTTACATTAAATCGATGTTCGAGCACTTGGCTAAGCAAGGCACGGAGCGTCCACTATTGGTTTATTGGGGCTTACGCACGCAGGATGCATGTTATGAGCTAGAGCAAACGAAAGCCATGGTTGAATCATTACCCAACGCGCGTTTTATTCCTGTTGTTGAGCAAGCGGATGAGGCATGGCAAGGCCAAACAGGCTTAGTGCATCAAGCGGTTATGAAAGATATTGTTAGCCTTGAACCTTACGACATCTATTTGGCTGGCCGCTTTGACATGGTTGGTATAGTGCGCAATGATTTTGTTGAGCATGGCGCGAATATCGACCATATGTACGCTGATGCCTTTGCGTTTATTTAA
- the rho gene encoding transcription termination factor Rho, translating into MNLTELKQKSISELVALAESMKLDNLARNRKQDIIFAILKAHAKSGEDIFGSGVLEILQDGFGFLRSADSSYLAGPDDIYVSPSQIRRFSLRTGDTIQGKIRPPKDGERYFALLKVNEVNFDKPENSRNKILFENLTPVHCDSRMVMERGNGSTEDITARVLDLASPIGKGQRGLIVAPPKAGKTLLLQNIAQSIAHNHPECELMVLLIDERPEEVTEMQRLVKGEVVASTFDEPASRHVQVAEMVIEKAKRLTEHKKDVVILLDSITRLARAYNTVIPSSGKILTGGVDANALHRPKRFFGAARNIEEGGSLTIIATALVDTGSKMDEVIYEEFKGTGNMELHLSRKVAEKRVFPAIHFNRSGTRREELLTKQDELQKMWILRKIVHEMGEIDAMEFLIDKLAMTKTNDEFFDSMKRK; encoded by the coding sequence ATGAATCTTACTGAACTCAAACAGAAGTCCATCAGCGAATTGGTTGCTTTAGCCGAGTCGATGAAGCTTGATAATCTAGCTCGTAACCGTAAACAAGACATTATTTTCGCAATTCTAAAAGCGCATGCTAAAAGCGGTGAAGACATTTTCGGTAGCGGTGTGTTGGAAATTTTACAAGACGGTTTTGGCTTCTTGCGTTCAGCTGACTCTTCGTACCTTGCTGGCCCAGATGATATTTACGTATCACCAAGCCAAATTCGCCGTTTCAGCTTGCGCACCGGTGATACGATTCAAGGTAAGATTCGTCCGCCAAAAGATGGCGAACGCTACTTTGCGCTATTGAAAGTTAATGAAGTTAACTTTGATAAGCCAGAGAACTCACGTAACAAGATTTTATTTGAAAACTTAACGCCTGTTCACTGTGACTCACGTATGGTGATGGAGCGCGGTAATGGTTCTACAGAAGATATTACTGCCCGTGTATTAGACCTAGCTTCACCAATTGGTAAAGGCCAACGTGGTTTGATTGTGGCACCACCAAAAGCGGGTAAAACGCTATTACTCCAGAACATTGCACAAAGCATTGCTCATAACCACCCTGAGTGTGAGTTAATGGTATTGCTTATCGACGAGCGCCCAGAAGAAGTTACCGAAATGCAGCGCCTAGTAAAAGGTGAAGTGGTTGCCTCTACGTTCGACGAACCAGCTAGTCGTCACGTACAAGTGGCTGAAATGGTGATTGAAAAAGCTAAGCGCTTAACTGAGCACAAAAAAGATGTGGTTATCTTACTCGACTCAATTACTCGTTTGGCACGTGCGTACAACACCGTAATTCCATCGTCAGGTAAAATCCTAACCGGTGGTGTTGATGCCAATGCCCTGCACCGTCCTAAGCGTTTCTTTGGTGCTGCGCGTAACATCGAAGAAGGTGGTAGCTTAACCATTATTGCCACTGCACTAGTGGATACTGGCTCGAAAATGGATGAAGTTATTTACGAAGAATTCAAAGGTACAGGTAATATGGAACTGCACCTATCTCGTAAAGTAGCTGAAAAACGTGTATTCCCAGCAATTCACTTTAATCGCAGTGGTACGCGCCGCGAAGAATTGCTAACTAAGCAAGATGAACTGCAAAAAATGTGGATTTTGCGCAAGATTGTCCACGAAATGGGCGAAATCGATGCGATGGAATTCCTTATCGATAAGTTGGCAATGACCAAAACCAACGATGAATTCTTCGACTCAATGAAACGTAAGTAG
- a CDS encoding sensor domain-containing diguanylate cyclase: protein MTAVPTSTPPGNAQPNQFHPIAVAMVLGLIGALINCFPFPFLPEVELIFGNTMIIVAAMCLKPQWALLTALLTATPLYFTWGHPFAFLTFGLEALTISYLRTKGFYVLFANIGYWCLIGMPLTGFLVWLNLEQGTVYWLFIALKQGFNAALYTTMGCLLGFLLSDQLNANWSQQPPLKKKLRHQLNYAIVLVTTLGLSATTLFISRDLILGAQEVVETTLEDRSRKFAEIIDISMKNQQSAIALAANWLSAIPANQWQQSLEQVHQSYTGFLTMLVTDHNANIIHASPSKLLLVDAKLNVADRDYFQQAMLTQSLYISPVFKGRGFGNDTIVAISTPIFDSAAPNQPKGIVEGSVDLSFIGKVTDAKLGSEAIKVVVTDQHDNIIYAHPSFNLEPLYLFDTERVVDTSIQDRLIIESLPDKQFAYAMTTATMNWKIYTLIDYDVTVKEIEREYLVIFFALIFTLLLTTVLAHRIGNRITRPLRFIIKQVNKYDNKTITEFAPLYQVAATEIDQLYNELKSDKRSVKEYQQQLEFKVQERTKELNEANQKLKARANIDSLTKVYNRHFLDSRFEQIQKAAQRSGDNLSVVMLDLDHFKRLNDTYGHITGDNVLVAVAEVISRAFSRETDLVARFGGEEFVIVAPYISPEALTRKLESLRSAIAALQLSDSSGRAITTSASFGAVIAKASFADNIVCWIKVADACLYQAKGNGRNRVVLDDQTASEQMVAEAEL from the coding sequence ATGACAGCAGTACCAACGTCGACTCCACCAGGCAACGCCCAGCCAAACCAGTTTCACCCGATTGCGGTGGCAATGGTACTGGGTCTTATTGGGGCATTAATTAACTGTTTCCCATTTCCGTTTCTACCGGAAGTAGAGTTAATTTTTGGCAACACTATGATTATAGTGGCGGCCATGTGCCTTAAGCCTCAATGGGCACTGCTGACAGCCTTATTAACGGCAACACCGCTTTATTTTACTTGGGGTCACCCATTTGCCTTTTTAACCTTTGGCCTTGAAGCCCTAACAATCTCGTATTTACGCACTAAGGGCTTCTACGTTTTATTCGCCAATATTGGCTATTGGTGCCTCATTGGTATGCCGTTAACAGGCTTTCTGGTCTGGCTGAATTTAGAACAAGGTACAGTTTATTGGCTATTTATCGCTTTGAAGCAAGGGTTTAACGCGGCACTGTACACAACGATGGGCTGCTTACTGGGCTTTTTGCTGAGCGACCAGCTAAACGCCAACTGGTCACAACAACCGCCACTAAAGAAAAAGCTAAGACACCAACTAAACTATGCCATTGTTCTGGTAACCACCTTAGGTTTGTCGGCAACAACGCTTTTTATCAGTCGTGATTTAATCCTTGGAGCACAAGAAGTTGTTGAAACAACTTTAGAAGACAGATCGAGAAAATTTGCTGAAATCATTGATATTTCAATGAAGAATCAACAAAGTGCAATTGCTTTAGCCGCTAACTGGCTGAGTGCAATTCCAGCCAACCAATGGCAGCAATCGCTAGAGCAAGTGCATCAGAGTTATACTGGTTTTCTTACTATGCTCGTGACTGATCACAACGCCAATATAATCCACGCGAGCCCAAGCAAATTACTATTGGTAGATGCCAAGCTCAATGTTGCAGATCGCGACTACTTTCAGCAAGCGATGTTGACCCAATCGCTCTATATTTCGCCCGTGTTTAAAGGTCGAGGCTTCGGTAATGACACTATCGTGGCAATCAGTACCCCTATTTTTGATAGTGCAGCCCCCAATCAGCCAAAAGGTATTGTTGAAGGCTCTGTTGACCTTAGTTTTATTGGCAAAGTTACGGATGCAAAGTTAGGGTCAGAAGCAATAAAAGTAGTGGTCACCGATCAGCACGACAATATTATTTATGCCCACCCCTCATTCAACTTGGAACCGCTCTATCTGTTTGATACGGAGCGCGTGGTTGACACCTCCATCCAAGATCGACTGATTATTGAAAGTTTGCCGGATAAGCAGTTTGCTTACGCCATGACCACGGCAACCATGAACTGGAAGATTTATACGCTGATTGACTACGACGTTACTGTTAAAGAAATTGAGCGCGAATACCTAGTGATATTCTTCGCTTTAATATTCACCTTGCTGTTAACAACGGTTCTTGCGCATCGCATTGGTAATCGCATCACACGCCCATTGCGCTTTATCATTAAGCAAGTCAATAAATACGACAATAAAACCATTACTGAATTTGCGCCACTTTACCAAGTGGCAGCGACTGAAATTGATCAGCTTTACAATGAGCTTAAATCGGACAAACGTTCGGTAAAAGAATATCAGCAGCAGTTAGAGTTTAAGGTTCAAGAGCGAACAAAAGAACTTAACGAAGCGAACCAAAAACTCAAAGCTAGGGCCAATATAGACAGCTTAACAAAAGTGTATAACCGCCATTTTCTAGACAGCCGCTTTGAGCAAATTCAAAAAGCTGCTCAGCGCAGTGGCGATAACCTGTCTGTTGTCATGCTGGATTTAGATCATTTCAAACGCTTAAACGACACCTATGGTCATATTACAGGTGATAATGTGCTGGTTGCTGTCGCTGAAGTGATTAGCCGGGCATTTAGCCGCGAAACCGATCTGGTCGCTCGCTTTGGCGGTGAAGAGTTCGTGATAGTTGCTCCTTATATTTCGCCAGAGGCACTCACACGAAAACTTGAGTCTTTGCGATCAGCGATAGCAGCACTGCAACTAAGTGATTCTTCAGGCCGAGCTATTACGACCAGCGCTAGCTTTGGCGCAGTGATCGCTAAAGCGAGTTTTGCCGACAATATCGTATGTTGGATAAAAGTAGCGGACGCTTGTTTATATCAAGCAAAAGGTAATGGCAGAAACCGAGTCGTTTTAGACGACCAAACGGCAAGTGAGCAAATGGTAGCAGAAGCGGAGCTTTAA
- the ubiD gene encoding 4-hydroxy-3-polyprenylbenzoate decarboxylase has protein sequence MKYSDLRDFIKQLEKIGQLKRIKQPISTELVMTEISDRTLRAKGPALLFENPIGFDMPVLTNLFGTPERVALAMGQENVAALREVGQLLATLKEPEPPKGFKDALDKLPLYKQVLNMPTKVVKKAECQQIVMSGDEVDLTKLPIQHCWPGDVAPLITWGLTITRGPHKDRQNLGIYRQQLLGKNKLIMRWLSHRGGAIDFQEFKKVNPSENYPVSVALGADPATILGAVTPVPDTLSEYAFAGLLRGSKTQVVKSISNDLQVPATAEIVLEGYIAPNETAPEGPYGDHTGYYNEVDEFPVFTVTHVTMRENPIYHSTYTGRPPDEPAILGVALNEVFVPILRKQFPEIVDFYLPPEGCSYRLAVVTMKKQYPGHAKRVMMGVWSFLRQFMYTKFVIVCDDDVNARDWEDVIWAITTRMDPSRDTLLVDNTPIDYLDFASPVSGLGSKMGMDATNKWPGETDREWGEPIVMDEAVKQQVDEIWQELAIVPKASK, from the coding sequence ATGAAATACAGCGATTTACGCGACTTTATTAAGCAACTGGAAAAAATCGGTCAGCTAAAACGAATTAAGCAGCCTATTTCTACCGAGTTGGTAATGACAGAAATTAGTGACCGCACGCTTCGTGCCAAAGGTCCTGCTTTGTTGTTTGAAAACCCTATTGGCTTTGATATGCCAGTATTAACTAACCTTTTTGGTACTCCTGAGCGTGTTGCCTTGGCAATGGGGCAAGAAAATGTTGCCGCGTTACGCGAAGTTGGTCAGCTACTGGCAACATTAAAAGAGCCTGAGCCACCAAAGGGCTTTAAAGACGCATTAGACAAGTTACCGCTGTACAAACAAGTACTGAATATGCCAACCAAAGTGGTGAAAAAAGCAGAGTGTCAGCAAATTGTGATGTCAGGAGATGAGGTCGATTTAACCAAGTTACCGATTCAACATTGTTGGCCTGGCGATGTTGCTCCGCTCATTACTTGGGGACTAACAATCACTCGAGGTCCACATAAAGATCGCCAAAACTTAGGTATTTATCGCCAGCAGCTACTAGGTAAAAACAAATTAATTATGCGCTGGTTGTCACACCGCGGTGGGGCGATCGATTTTCAAGAATTTAAAAAGGTAAATCCAAGTGAAAACTACCCAGTATCGGTTGCCTTAGGTGCCGATCCTGCCACGATTCTTGGGGCAGTTACTCCTGTGCCTGATACCTTGTCTGAATATGCTTTTGCTGGTTTATTGCGCGGCAGTAAAACGCAGGTAGTTAAAAGCATTAGTAATGACCTGCAAGTGCCAGCAACAGCAGAAATTGTGCTGGAAGGCTATATTGCGCCGAATGAAACAGCTCCAGAGGGTCCTTACGGTGATCATACTGGCTATTATAATGAAGTAGATGAATTCCCTGTATTTACCGTCACGCATGTAACGATGCGGGAAAATCCGATATATCACAGCACTTACACGGGCCGTCCGCCAGATGAACCAGCCATTTTAGGTGTTGCATTAAACGAAGTGTTTGTGCCGATATTACGCAAGCAATTTCCTGAAATTGTTGATTTTTATTTACCACCTGAAGGTTGTTCTTATCGCTTGGCCGTGGTCACCATGAAGAAGCAATACCCAGGTCATGCCAAACGCGTCATGATGGGGGTGTGGTCTTTCTTGCGCCAATTTATGTACACCAAATTTGTCATCGTCTGCGATGATGATGTGAATGCACGTGACTGGGAAGATGTGATTTGGGCAATTACTACGCGAATGGATCCCAGTCGTGATACCCTGTTAGTTGATAACACGCCAATCGACTATTTAGACTTTGCTTCGCCAGTGTCTGGCTTAGGTTCAAAAATGGGGATGGACGCCACCAACAAATGGCCAGGAGAGACTGACCGAGAATGGGGCGAGCCAATCGTCATGGATGAGGCAGTGAAGCAGCAGGTAGATGAAATATGGCAAGAATTGGCGATAGTCCCGAAAGCCTCCAAATAA
- a CDS encoding substrate-binding periplasmic protein — protein sequence MKHRSQLTLQLFTLLASMLLACKAISAEPKLAKIDVLVEDAYPLQYMHRGNYQGLMAEQVKSVLQKANLGEYQFKLIPWPRAVEQAKTAPNTLIVGLARTPSREQDYQWVTPVVSLDYNFYSTAQVMQSKEITEHSIKSMRVGTVINSMLDQHIRASGFTQIHAVPFAEQNFDKLMNNRIDVIPASSSHFMESCVLTRHDCHRFVKVLPVDIETKTLWLAASQTTHKELIKRLREAAQVKPPLLP from the coding sequence ATGAAACACCGATCACAGCTGACACTGCAACTATTTACTCTACTGGCGAGCATGCTGCTAGCCTGTAAGGCGATAAGTGCTGAGCCAAAACTCGCTAAAATAGATGTGTTGGTTGAAGATGCCTACCCATTGCAGTACATGCATAGGGGTAATTACCAAGGGCTAATGGCTGAGCAAGTTAAAAGTGTGTTACAAAAAGCCAACCTCGGTGAGTATCAGTTCAAGCTAATTCCCTGGCCAAGAGCGGTAGAGCAAGCTAAAACGGCTCCCAACACTCTGATTGTTGGCTTAGCGCGCACACCGTCACGCGAGCAAGATTATCAGTGGGTAACGCCGGTAGTTAGCCTCGATTATAATTTTTACAGCACAGCGCAAGTGATGCAGAGTAAAGAGATAACCGAGCACAGCATTAAATCGATGCGAGTCGGTACTGTAATCAACTCTATGCTTGACCAACACATAAGAGCGTCAGGCTTTACCCAAATACATGCTGTTCCATTTGCAGAGCAAAACTTTGATAAGTTAATGAATAACCGTATTGACGTTATTCCAGCGAGCTCAAGTCATTTTATGGAGTCTTGTGTGTTAACTCGGCATGACTGTCATCGTTTTGTTAAAGTGCTACCTGTTGATATTGAAACTAAGACACTGTGGCTTGCCGCCAGTCAAACAACACACAAAGAGTTGATTAAACGTCTGCGTGAAGCTGCGCAAGTTAAGCCGCCTTTACTTCCATAA
- a CDS encoding DUF1579 family protein, giving the protein MTSKLIILLIALTAFASSACDDKSHRQFDFWIGHWQVTNSANDEVSNSKVSLINNGCGILEEYQTPSGFEGKSLNIYDQLSKRWHQTWIDNTGLLLQLDGEFKGNVMTLTGELIVPHNPPVMNKITWQRFSEEVVVQRWYTSKDNGETWELVFDGYYERVKPDN; this is encoded by the coding sequence ATGACCAGTAAACTTATTATTTTGCTTATCGCATTAACTGCTTTTGCTTCAAGCGCTTGTGACGACAAAAGCCATAGACAGTTCGATTTTTGGATTGGTCACTGGCAAGTAACGAACAGTGCCAATGATGAGGTCAGTAACAGTAAAGTTTCCTTGATTAACAATGGTTGCGGCATCTTAGAAGAATACCAAACACCGTCTGGTTTTGAAGGAAAGAGTCTCAATATTTATGATCAACTATCTAAACGCTGGCACCAAACCTGGATTGATAATACTGGCCTATTGCTGCAACTCGATGGTGAGTTTAAAGGTAATGTAATGACCTTAACAGGTGAACTGATAGTTCCACACAACCCGCCAGTGATGAACAAAATTACATGGCAGCGGTTCAGTGAAGAGGTTGTAGTTCAGCGTTGGTATACCAGCAAAGATAACGGGGAAACATGGGAACTAGTATTTGATGGATATTACGAAAGAGTTAAGCCTGACAATTAG
- the rhlB gene encoding ATP-dependent RNA helicase RhlB, with product MKKTHLTETKFADLGLAPQVVTGLEAMGFEHCTNIQAKSLPVLLAGKDIAGQAQTGEGKTIAFLSATFHHLLQQGKVDHNQPRALIMAPTRELAIQIHNDAKAMAKSTGLRLGVVYGGEGYESQRQELEQGVDILIGTCGRLIDYFKQGVYQLSNIEVVVLDEADRMFDLGFIKDIRYMFRKMPAAAKRLNMLFSATLSFRVKELAFEHMNDPVSVEVAPEQKTNTRITEELFYPSNDDKMALLQTLVEEEWPEKAIIFANTKHMCDSIYAHLDADKVRVGLLTGDVMQKKRLKILEQFTKGHLDILVATDVAARGLHIPAVTHVFNYDLPDDFEDYVHRIGRTGRAGETGHAISFACEDYVFNLPAIENYIGHTLPVSKYDPDALLTDLPKPKPRHRRHKPHNGGQNRARNGRR from the coding sequence ATGAAAAAAACACACTTAACTGAAACCAAGTTTGCCGACCTTGGGCTTGCTCCGCAAGTTGTTACAGGCCTTGAAGCTATGGGCTTCGAGCACTGCACCAATATTCAAGCAAAATCGTTACCTGTTTTGCTAGCAGGCAAAGATATCGCTGGTCAAGCACAAACCGGCGAAGGTAAAACCATCGCATTTTTATCTGCAACCTTTCACCACTTATTGCAACAAGGCAAAGTTGATCATAATCAGCCGCGCGCCTTAATCATGGCACCAACGCGTGAATTAGCGATTCAAATTCACAACGATGCAAAAGCTATGGCCAAAAGCACGGGATTACGCCTTGGTGTGGTATATGGGGGCGAAGGTTATGAATCTCAACGCCAAGAGTTGGAGCAAGGGGTAGATATTTTAATTGGTACTTGTGGCCGATTAATTGACTACTTCAAACAGGGCGTTTATCAGCTAAGCAATATCGAAGTTGTTGTCCTTGATGAAGCCGATCGCATGTTCGATTTAGGGTTTATTAAAGACATTCGCTATATGTTCCGCAAAATGCCAGCGGCCGCCAAGCGCTTGAATATGCTATTTTCTGCGACTTTATCGTTTCGCGTGAAAGAGCTTGCGTTTGAGCATATGAACGATCCGGTCAGTGTCGAAGTTGCCCCAGAGCAAAAAACCAATACGCGTATTACCGAAGAGCTCTTCTATCCATCAAACGATGACAAAATGGCGTTATTGCAAACCCTTGTTGAAGAAGAGTGGCCAGAAAAAGCTATTATTTTCGCCAATACCAAACACATGTGTGACAGCATTTATGCCCACCTTGATGCTGACAAAGTGCGCGTTGGCCTGTTAACTGGCGACGTGATGCAGAAAAAACGCCTGAAAATTCTAGAGCAGTTCACAAAAGGGCACCTAGATATTTTGGTGGCAACCGATGTCGCCGCACGTGGTTTGCACATTCCGGCAGTTACGCACGTATTTAATTACGACTTACCAGACGACTTTGAAGATTATGTCCATCGCATTGGTCGTACTGGGCGCGCGGGCGAGACTGGTCATGCTATAAGCTTTGCTTGTGAAGATTACGTTTTCAACCTGCCAGCCATTGAAAACTATATTGGTCATACACTGCCGGTCAGTAAGTACGACCCTGATGCGCTGCTAACAGACCTACCTAAGCCTAAGCCTCGTCACCGTCGCCATAAGCCACACAACGGTGGTCAAAACAGAGCGCGAAACGGACGCAGATAA
- the trxA gene encoding thioredoxin TrxA, translating into MSDKILQLTDDSFDADVINASGLVLVDFWAEWCGPCKMIAPLLDDIAQEYDGQLTVGKLNIDQNAGTPPKYGIRGIPTLLLFKDGNVADTKVGALSKTQLKEFIDANL; encoded by the coding sequence ATGAGCGATAAAATACTTCAGCTAACAGACGACAGCTTTGACGCTGATGTAATCAACGCATCAGGTTTAGTATTGGTTGATTTTTGGGCTGAATGGTGTGGTCCTTGTAAAATGATTGCCCCACTACTTGACGATATTGCGCAAGAGTATGACGGCCAGCTTACTGTTGGTAAATTAAACATTGACCAAAATGCAGGTACTCCACCAAAGTACGGTATTCGCGGTATCCCAACGTTATTGTTATTCAAAGACGGTAACGTTGCGGACACTAAAGTAGGCGCATTATCAAAAACTCAATTAAAAGAGTTTATTGACGCAAACCTATAA
- a CDS encoding Ppx/GppA phosphatase family protein, translated as MKSQQYAAPSPLYAVIDLGSNSFHMLITRLVADGVQTVDKVKRKVRLASGLDEQLNLSEEAIGRGLECLSFFAERLQDIAPENIRIVATATLRIANNADHFLSRAQAVLKQPVRLLSGIEEAERIYLGVAHTSECSSRKLVLDIGGASTEIIAGEDFDIHHAISLNMGCVTFNQQFFCAGHIDEAAFSKAIAEAKSHLLPYIAQYSDFNWQHVLGGSGTMQALAEILMHQNRSAIVTLAFMQEVKAQLINAGQVEQINIGGLTSERSPVLASGLAILIALFETFEINALQLSSGALREGLLYEMLPDMRSLHIRTRTVDSLVERFHIDVAHAERVSHQAMHLFNGYADNWQLHDDNLKQLVSCACQLHEVGLLLSYKNHQRHGAYILQHADLPGFDQTERQLLVNLVRLSKGDIPAKAMAELAITDTLTATRLLAILRLAIILCRRRKDDVLPQYNTSVNEQMINLCLPSQWLEEHPLISDELLHERQQLLALGLDLTIAC; from the coding sequence ATGAAAAGTCAGCAGTACGCCGCACCTAGCCCACTTTATGCGGTGATCGACTTGGGCTCAAATAGCTTTCATATGTTGATCACTCGTTTAGTCGCAGATGGCGTACAAACGGTTGACAAGGTAAAGCGCAAGGTGCGCCTTGCCTCAGGCTTAGACGAGCAACTGAACTTATCAGAAGAAGCCATTGGTCGCGGCCTTGAATGTTTGAGCTTTTTTGCAGAGCGTTTACAAGATATCGCGCCAGAAAATATCCGTATTGTGGCGACTGCAACCTTGCGCATTGCCAACAACGCTGATCACTTTCTCTCTCGTGCACAAGCCGTATTAAAACAGCCAGTGCGATTACTTTCGGGTATTGAAGAGGCAGAGCGTATCTACTTAGGTGTGGCACATACGAGTGAATGCAGCTCGCGAAAGTTAGTCTTAGATATTGGTGGAGCCAGTACCGAGATTATCGCTGGCGAAGATTTCGATATTCACCATGCCATCAGTTTAAATATGGGCTGTGTTACCTTTAATCAGCAGTTTTTCTGTGCCGGTCACATTGATGAAGCAGCATTTAGTAAGGCCATTGCCGAAGCGAAATCACACCTGTTGCCATACATTGCGCAATACAGCGACTTTAATTGGCAACATGTGCTCGGTGGCTCTGGCACGATGCAAGCGTTAGCAGAAATATTAATGCACCAAAACCGTTCTGCCATTGTCACCCTAGCTTTTATGCAGGAAGTCAAAGCACAACTGATAAACGCTGGGCAAGTTGAGCAAATCAATATCGGCGGATTAACCAGTGAACGTTCACCTGTACTGGCCAGTGGTTTAGCGATTCTGATTGCATTATTTGAAACCTTCGAAATTAACGCCTTGCAGCTTTCTAGCGGCGCTTTGCGCGAGGGTTTACTCTACGAGATGCTGCCAGATATGCGTTCATTGCATATCAGAACGCGTACGGTCGACTCTTTAGTTGAGCGTTTTCATATCGATGTCGCTCACGCTGAACGGGTCAGTCACCAAGCAATGCACTTGTTCAACGGTTATGCTGATAATTGGCAATTGCACGACGACAACCTAAAACAGCTAGTAAGCTGTGCCTGCCAATTACATGAAGTCGGCTTATTACTGTCATACAAAAATCATCAGCGCCACGGTGCTTATATTTTGCAACACGCCGATTTACCGGGTTTTGATCAAACAGAACGTCAGCTTTTGGTAAATTTAGTGAGGCTCTCCAAAGGTGATATTCCAGCCAAAGCGATGGCAGAATTGGCAATTACAGATACGTTAACCGCCACTCGGCTTTTAGCGATATTGCGATTAGCGATTATTTTGTGTCGCCGCCGAAAAGACGACGTTTTGCCACAATACAACACCAGTGTTAACGAGCAAATGATAAATTTATGTTTGCCAAGCCAGTGGTTAGAAGAGCATCCGTTAATTAGTGACGAATTGCTTCATGAACGTCAGCAACTTCTTGCACTAGGTCTAGATCTGACCATCGCTTGTTAA